The genome window CCGGTTCCGGCCGGCGCTGGGGTGGCCGATGCTCGGCCTGACGCTGGCGGCGCAGGCCCTGCGCTGGTGGTGCGTCCGCACCCTCGGCCCGCGGTGGAACACCCAGGTCATCGTCGTGCCGGGCATGCCGCTCGTCACCGCTGGGCCGTACCGGGTGATGCGCCACCCCAACTACCTCGCCGTCGCCGTGGAGGGCGCCGCGCTGCCGCTGGTGCACGGCGCGTGGCTGACGGCGGCCGCGTTCACGCTCCTCAACGCCCCGCTGCTCGCGGTGCGGATCCGGTGTGAGAACGCCGCCCTGGCCTGGGCGGCCGGCGGCGCAGGGGCGGCCGCCCGGCCCACCGGGGAACCGGGCGGCCATGGACCGCGGTGATCCGGGCCGTCAGCGGTACACCGGGACGTAGTCCGAGGCGCTGCTGCCCTTGAGGAAGCGGGTGCCGTCGAACTTCACGGTCCAGGTGCCGGAGCGCAGCGCCCGGACCTTGGCGGAGAAGCTGCCGTCGGCGCGGGTCTTGACGGTGTCGACGTGCTTCCAGTGGCGCGAGCCCTTGGCGCGGAAGTAGACGTCGATCTTCTGACCGCCGAGCCGGTACCAGCCGTACCATGCGGGGCGGTCG of Thermobispora bispora DSM 43833 contains these proteins:
- a CDS encoding isoprenylcysteine carboxyl methyltransferase family protein; translation: MSPWYALLVAAVGAERLAELAVSRRNARWSLARGGVVTGRGHYPLMVALHAGLLAGCLLEVRLARRRFRPALGWPMLGLTLAAQALRWWCVRTLGPRWNTQVIVVPGMPLVTAGPYRVMRHPNYLAVAVEGAALPLVHGAWLTAAAFTLLNAPLLAVRIRCENAALAWAAGGAGAAARPTGEPGGHGPR